CGCTACACCGTGCATGCGTCGTACCAGGGTAGCGATGAGGCGCGCGCGGTCACGGTCGGCGCGAAGGGCGGCGCGAAAGCCGCGTTCCAGTGGAGTGCACAGTAGCGCATCGCGCGCGGCGCCGGTCGGGGTCGCGCAATTGGATGAAGTTTCGCCCATAATGAAAGCCACGGCACTCGTGCCGTGGCTTTTTCGTTTCCTGCGCCCGGCTTGCCCGCCGAGGCCGCCCGGAGGAGAAACGATGTCCGATGCCGCCGACCCTCGCCTCGAAATCATGCCGAACCGCCATCGCGTGCGCGTGATCCATCGCGGCATCACGTACGCCGATTCGCACGGCGCGCTGACCGTGCGCGAAACGGGCTTGCCGGACATCCATTACCTGCCGCGCGGCGACGTCAACATGCGCAGGCTCGTGAAGTCGAGCATCACGACGACCTGCCCGCTGAGGGGGCGGGCCGTGCATTTCGATCTACAGACGGAAGACGGCGTGATCGAGAACGCCGCATGGAGTTACGAGGAACCGAAGGAGGCCGCGTTCGCGCTCGCGCACTACGTCGCCTTCGATGTCGCACGGGTCGACTGTCTCGTCGAGACGTCCTGATGCGGCGCGCGTTCATCGGGGAGGCATCATGGAACTGAACGACACGTTACGCGTACCGCTCGCGCCGGCGGTCGTGCGGGAGGCGCTCGAGGATCTCGCGTTGCTGCGCGCGAGTTTCGACCATTGCGAATCGTTCGTGAAGCTCGCGCACGGCGAGTTCGCGCTGACGATCACGGTGCCGCTCGGCCCGCTGCGCGCGCGCTACGACGTGCGCGCGCATTCGGCGAGCGAGCAGGGCGACGCGGAAGGGCAGCCGCGCCGCGTGCTCAGCTTCAAGGCGCGGGCCGACGGCCTCGGCGCGCTGCGCGGCCAGGTCGAACTCGTGCTGTTGCCGGACGACGACGCGGACGCGACACGCATCGAATACGTGGTCTGGACGACGGCGAGCGGGCCGCTCGCCGAACTGCCGGCACGGCAGATCGAGAACGCCCTGCACGAATGGACCGACGATTTCTTCCGTGAATTCTGCGCGGTCGTACAGGCGAAGCACGGTCTCGTGCCGAACCGCGCACGCTCGAGCGCGCAGCGTCGCCAGCATGTGTTCCTGCGGCCCGCGTCGTTGATGGCCGCGGCGAAGCGTCCGGTGCCGCCGCACCTCGGCGGCGCGCTGAGCGGCCGTGCCGCCAGTGCGCTCCATCATCGCGAATCGAGCCCGCTTCCGGTCTGGGCGTGGGCGGCGATCATCCTGTTCGTCGCGCTGCTGCTGTATGCGGCGGGCTGGATCAACGGCGGCTGAGCGCCGGCGCCCGCCGGCGCATTGCCCGGCCGCCCGGCACCGGCGCGGCGGCCGCTAGCGTCGCGCGTCCGCTCCGGCGCCGCGAAATTCCCTTCGATAGGCCGACGGCGAAGTGCCGAGCGCGCCGGCGAAATGCTGGCGCAGCGACACGCTCGAGCCGTAGCCGGCCGCCTGCGCGATCGCGTCGATCGACTGTCCGGTGGTTTCCAGCAGATGCTGCGCGCGCGTGAGCCGCTCCGCCTGCAGCCATGCGGTGACGGTCGTGCCCGTCGCCTGGCGGAAATGGCGCGTGAACGTGCGCCGGCTCATCAGCACGCGCTCGGCGAGCGAATCGACGCTGTGCGTGACGTCGAGATGCGCACGCACCCAGTCGAGCAGGCCCGCGAGCCGTGCGTCGCGCGGATGCGCGGCGACGGGCTGCGGCACGTATTGCGCCTGCCCGCCCTGACGGTGCGGCGGGATCACGAGACGGCGCGCGATCTGGTTCGCGGCGTCCGAGCCGAAACGCCGCCGCACGACGTGCAGGCAGCAGTCGAGCCCCGCGGCCGTGCCGGCCGACGTCATCAGGTTGCCATCGTCGACGTACAGCACGTCGGGGTCGAGCTTCACGCGCGGAAAGCGCTGCGCGAAGTCGTCGGCCCACGCCCAGTGGGTCGTGGCCGGGCGCCCGTCGAGCAGCCCCGCCGCGGCGAGCACGTACGCGCCGAGGCACAGGCCGACCACCTGCGCGCCGCGTGCGGCGGCCGCGCGCACGGCGTCGACCAGCACGTCCGGCGGTGCTTCGTCCGGATCGCGCCACGCCGGCACGATGACGATGTCCGCGTCGTCGAGCGCGTCGAGCCCGTACGGCGCGGTGATCGTGAAGCCGCCCGTCGTGGACAGCGGGCCGCGCTCGGCCGAACACACGCGGAACTCGAACGCGGGCGTCGCGGCCGCATCGCGCTCCTTGCCGAACACGACGGATGGCACCGACAGGTGGAACGGGCTGATGCCGTCGTACGCGATCACGGCGACGACGGTCGGGGCGGGGGCAACGGGCGACGTAGCGGTGCGCATGACGGGCTCCGGAAGGCTGATGGCCCGATTCTATCGAAGAATGGCTATCGGGCCACTGTCCGCGTATGCCGCGCGATCCGACAATGCATCGCATCGCGCTGCTGGCCGCCCCGTTCCGGAGCAGGGCAGCGCTGTCGAACCCGGAGCCTGTCATGTCGAATGCCGCGCCGTCTGCCTCTTCTGCTTCCTCGTCCGCTTCCCCGTCCGCTTCCCGCCGTGCCCTCATCGTGATCGACGTCCAGAACGAATACGTGACGGGCGACCTGCCGATCGAGTATCCGGACATCGACGTATCGCTCGCGAACATCGGCCGTGCGATCGACGCCGCGCAGGCGGCCGGCGTGCCGGTGATCGTCGTCCAGCACGTCGCACCGGCCGGCGCGCCGATCTTCGCGCCCGGCACGGACGGCGTCGCGCTGCACCCGGTCGTCGCCGGGCGGCCGTACGCGCACCTGATCGTGAAGGCACAGGCCAGCGCATTCGCCGGGACCGACCTCGCCGCGTGGCTCGACGCGCACGGCATCGACACGCTCGCGGTCGCCGGCTACATGACGCACAACTGCAATGCGGCGACGGTCTACCATGCGGCGCACGCGGGGCTGAACGTCGAATACCTGGCGGACGCGACCGGTGCGCTGCCGTACGAGAACGAAGCGGGCGCGGCGAGCGCCGAAGAGATTCACCGTGCGTACACGGTGGTGTTCCAGTCGAATTTCGCGGCGGTGATGTCGACCGCGGCGTGGATCGCGGGACTCGCCGGCGCGGCGATGCCCAAGTGCGATTCGGTGGCCGGGTCGAACCGGCGGGCCCGCGCGCAACGCGCGAAGGCGGCCTGAGCGGTTCGGGGGAGCGTCGTGGAAGGTATCGGGCGGAGCGACGCCGCCGCCCGCGCGCGGCCGGATGGGCCCGGCCGCTGAACATGAAACGGCGCGCGCCGCGCCGTCGGTGGGCTAGCCGGTCAGTCGCCAGTCTTCAGCATCGCCGGACTGAAGCGCAGCATGTCGAAACAGCCGTCGACGAGCTGTTCAGCATGCTGCTCGGCATCGATCTCGTCGGGCAGCATCAGCATGTCGCGCACGAAGCCGCTGACGAGCGTGTGCAGCATCAGCGTCGCACGCCAGGTGTCGAGCCGCTCGGGCAGCAGCTTGAGCCGCACGGCTCCCGCGAGATCGGCATCGATCGCGTGCAGCGTCTCGCTCATCCCCGCGCGGTTGCGCTGCAGCAGCGGCTCCATGTCCGCGACGTACTCGCACTTCATGAACAGGATGCTGAACACGCGCCGCAACTGCGAGTCGCGCTGCACGCCGAGCAGGCACCAGATCAGGATCTTGCGGATCTTCTCGAGCGGATTGCCGCCGGGTGCGTCAAGCGGCATCCGCTTGAGCTCGTCGATCGGCAGGAACACGCGGTCGAACATCGCGTCGAACAACTCGCTCTTGTTCGCGAAATGCCAGTAGATCGCGCCGCGCGTCACGCCGGCGTGCTGGGCGATGTCCGCGAGCGACGTGTGCGACACGCCTTTCTCGAAAAAGACGTGTTCGGCGGCGTCGAGAATGCGATTGCGCGTCTCGAGCGCCTCCTCCTTGGTGCGTCTGACCATGTGCAGGCCTGAATGGATCGATCGTAGGTGAATATAGGGTCTGCAACCCTCGTCGCCATCACGTGGACCGGATATGCTTGCGACTGGTAACAATTCGTAAGACTGGGCACCTGGCGACGGGCGAGCGGGCTTTTTACATACATTCGTGAATGTATATACAATACCACCCTACGATCGAATGACCCAAGTGGCAATCAGTTAATATCCCACTCTGCTGATTCCCGCCAAAGTACCCGTCCGCAGTTCGCGGCGTCTCGTCGGCATGGAGGTCTTCGTGCCGACTTGCTGT
This window of the Burkholderia cepacia GG4 genome carries:
- a CDS encoding DUF427 domain-containing protein; the protein is MSDAADPRLEIMPNRHRVRVIHRGITYADSHGALTVRETGLPDIHYLPRGDVNMRRLVKSSITTTCPLRGRAVHFDLQTEDGVIENAAWSYEEPKEAAFALAHYVAFDVARVDCLVETS
- a CDS encoding helix-turn-helix domain-containing protein, producing MRTATSPVAPAPTVVAVIAYDGISPFHLSVPSVVFGKERDAAATPAFEFRVCSAERGPLSTTGGFTITAPYGLDALDDADIVIVPAWRDPDEAPPDVLVDAVRAAAARGAQVVGLCLGAYVLAAAGLLDGRPATTHWAWADDFAQRFPRVKLDPDVLYVDDGNLMTSAGTAAGLDCCLHVVRRRFGSDAANQIARRLVIPPHRQGGQAQYVPQPVAAHPRDARLAGLLDWVRAHLDVTHSVDSLAERVLMSRRTFTRHFRQATGTTVTAWLQAERLTRAQHLLETTGQSIDAIAQAAGYGSSVSLRQHFAGALGTSPSAYRREFRGAGADARR
- a CDS encoding CoxG family protein, which codes for MELNDTLRVPLAPAVVREALEDLALLRASFDHCESFVKLAHGEFALTITVPLGPLRARYDVRAHSASEQGDAEGQPRRVLSFKARADGLGALRGQVELVLLPDDDADATRIEYVVWTTASGPLAELPARQIENALHEWTDDFFREFCAVVQAKHGLVPNRARSSAQRRQHVFLRPASLMAAAKRPVPPHLGGALSGRAASALHHRESSPLPVWAWAAIILFVALLLYAAGWINGG
- a CDS encoding cysteine hydrolase family protein, translating into MSNAAPSASSASSSASPSASRRALIVIDVQNEYVTGDLPIEYPDIDVSLANIGRAIDAAQAAGVPVIVVQHVAPAGAPIFAPGTDGVALHPVVAGRPYAHLIVKAQASAFAGTDLAAWLDAHGIDTLAVAGYMTHNCNAATVYHAAHAGLNVEYLADATGALPYENEAGAASAEEIHRAYTVVFQSNFAAVMSTAAWIAGLAGAAMPKCDSVAGSNRRARAQRAKAA
- a CDS encoding TetR family transcriptional regulator, encoding MVRRTKEEALETRNRILDAAEHVFFEKGVSHTSLADIAQHAGVTRGAIYWHFANKSELFDAMFDRVFLPIDELKRMPLDAPGGNPLEKIRKILIWCLLGVQRDSQLRRVFSILFMKCEYVADMEPLLQRNRAGMSETLHAIDADLAGAVRLKLLPERLDTWRATLMLHTLVSGFVRDMLMLPDEIDAEQHAEQLVDGCFDMLRFSPAMLKTGD